The following are encoded in a window of Flavobacterium psychrotrophum genomic DNA:
- a CDS encoding ABC transporter permease → MGIALYIARRYTITRSKSTAVNIITGIAALGILVSTAALFVIMSVFSGLRDFSLSFANDTDPDLKLEAAAGKSFFIDAAQQKELKALKNIAAYTFVVEERVLFFYNGKEQVAYLKGVDSTYTKVAAMNSPKRLLGGQWLMPHSGQVVVGAGIYNRLSLGLFNMAKALEVYVPKAGKGGINSEEDGFNKEELMVVGVYSVNEDIDNRYVYCSLDLAQDLLEFKNGQYTNIEIKMKPGANEASVTDDLQKIFKNKVTIKNRAQLNDSLYKMLNAENLVTYLFCSLVVVLTLFCLAGALIMLILDKQDNIRTLYSLGAELRSLCSIFFMQGIFITALGAFFGLALGIVIVLAQQQFNLLMITPSMAYPTAFTGMNVLIVLATIFILGVIASRIAASRVNLSIIEN, encoded by the coding sequence TTGGGCATAGCATTATACATAGCAAGGCGCTACACCATAACCCGCAGTAAAAGCACGGCCGTAAATATTATTACGGGCATTGCTGCATTGGGCATACTGGTAAGTACCGCCGCGCTGTTTGTAATCATGTCGGTTTTTAGTGGGCTGCGCGATTTTAGCCTTTCTTTTGCTAACGATACAGACCCCGACCTCAAACTGGAAGCAGCTGCGGGCAAGTCATTTTTTATTGACGCTGCCCAGCAAAAAGAACTCAAAGCCTTAAAAAATATAGCGGCTTACACTTTCGTGGTAGAAGAGCGCGTGCTTTTTTTCTATAACGGAAAAGAGCAGGTGGCTTACCTTAAGGGAGTAGATAGTACTTATACTAAAGTTGCGGCTATGAACAGCCCCAAAAGGCTTCTTGGCGGGCAATGGCTTATGCCCCACAGCGGCCAGGTAGTAGTAGGCGCGGGTATTTACAACCGCTTGTCGCTGGGGCTTTTTAATATGGCTAAAGCGCTGGAGGTATATGTGCCAAAAGCAGGCAAGGGCGGTATAAACTCTGAAGAAGACGGTTTTAATAAAGAAGAGCTGATGGTTGTAGGCGTATATTCGGTTAACGAAGATATAGACAACCGCTACGTATATTGCAGTCTCGACCTTGCGCAGGATCTGCTTGAGTTTAAAAACGGGCAATACACTAATATTGAAATCAAGATGAAGCCCGGTGCAAACGAAGCTTCTGTTACTGATGATCTTCAAAAGATATTTAAAAATAAGGTTACCATAAAAAACAGGGCGCAGCTTAACGATTCGCTTTACAAAATGCTGAATGCAGAAAACCTGGTTACCTACCTGTTTTGTTCTTTAGTTGTAGTGCTTACATTATTTTGCCTTGCGGGCGCGCTTATTATGCTGATACTTGATAAGCAGGACAATATCCGCACACTATATAGCCTTGGGGCAGAACTGCGCAGCCTGTGTAGCATCTTTTTTATGCAGGGTATATTTATAACTGCATTAGGCGCATTCTTCGGGCTTGCACTGGGAATTGTAATTGTTTTGGCACAGCAGCAATTTAACCTGCTTATGATAACACCGTCTATGGCCTACCCAACGGCATTTACGGGAATGAATGTGTTAATAGTACTCGCTACAATATTTATATTGGGTGTTATAGCATCGCGCATTGCCGCATCCAGGGTAAACCTTTCGATCATAGAAAATTAA
- the rbfA gene encoding 30S ribosome-binding factor RbfA, whose product METNRQKKIGALLQKDLVDILQGEVRKNGVSNLVLSVSKVMVTSDLSIAKVYLSVFPTEKGAEIMAAVKSNAPLIKHDLSQRVRLQLRKVPNLVFFIDDSLDRIEKLDRELTGENNPITNPELLERRKKM is encoded by the coding sequence ATGGAAACAAACAGGCAAAAAAAAATAGGGGCACTGCTGCAAAAAGATTTAGTAGACATACTACAGGGCGAAGTGCGTAAAAATGGAGTGAGCAACCTGGTGCTTTCGGTATCTAAAGTAATGGTAACGTCAGACCTTTCTATAGCAAAAGTATATCTTAGCGTTTTTCCTACTGAAAAAGGAGCTGAGATAATGGCTGCTGTAAAAAGCAACGCACCACTTATAAAACACGACCTTTCGCAGCGCGTAAGGCTACAATTGCGCAAGGTGCCAAACCTTGTGTTCTTTATAGACGACTCGCTGGATCGTATCGAGAAGCTGGACCGCGAACTTACCGGCGAAAACAATCCTATTACAAACCCTGAGCTTTTAGAGAGGCGCAAGAAAATGTAA
- a CDS encoding helix-turn-helix transcriptional regulator codes for MKNKLKVERAKLDMTQQDLADKIGVSRQTINSIESQKYVPSTVLALKLSALFNTPVNEIFTLEEED; via the coding sequence ATGAAAAATAAACTAAAAGTAGAACGTGCAAAGCTGGACATGACCCAACAGGACCTGGCCGACAAAATTGGTGTTTCGCGCCAAACGATAAACTCTATCGAAAGCCAGAAATATGTACCGTCTACCGTGCTGGCCTTAAAGCTATCAGCATTGTTTAATACACCTGTAAATGAAATTTTTACTTTAGAGGAGGAGGATTAG
- a CDS encoding ligand-binding sensor domain-containing protein: MFKKLLAFFLCMYTLAGFSQHFYNEKFEGCKLDRFCLDCGMPKVTLPEDFTAQLAKGLDSKSLKNISGEIEVQVLIDSEGVACLLSAQNRTNIKSRKLDLQNAVNKTINWKPCVNKSGAQKSSISLLLTFKNGNISVKRRNFDNVGSANMKSTGTTNVKGRDQKDLSENWAVYTQQNSQLPWDMCRAIAIDSNDYVWIGTDNGVVKLKNNNWQLYNVKNSGLKGEMYDKNKTTTVSSIAIDKANSKWFIAGWHIYEFNNDKWTVYDSVTSPVKWARRIYIDNDNNKWFTSWDGVAKFDGKNWSAITTQNSVLPSNKTFGVFVDNKKKIWIGTEKGNICIDGSKTILFGDSDSPLSKAYIMQMYEDKNGNLWFSLYNDKKQGQGIYVLKTDGNWQNITRNRKDLFGEHSINNFLLDEKKGVLWITLSNVGVIKYTVSVDKWEVYTNENSNIPSTYIEQIAQSSDGTIWAATYAGIIKLNKKD; encoded by the coding sequence ATGTTTAAAAAATTATTAGCATTTTTCCTGTGCATGTATACTTTGGCAGGATTTTCACAGCATTTTTATAATGAAAAATTTGAAGGCTGCAAACTGGACCGCTTTTGTCTTGATTGTGGTATGCCAAAAGTTACCTTGCCTGAAGATTTTACAGCACAACTTGCTAAAGGACTTGACAGCAAATCTTTAAAAAATATATCCGGAGAAATTGAGGTACAGGTTTTAATTGATTCAGAAGGTGTAGCCTGCTTACTTAGCGCACAAAACAGGACGAATATAAAAAGCCGTAAGCTTGATCTTCAAAATGCAGTCAATAAAACAATAAACTGGAAGCCTTGCGTAAATAAGTCAGGAGCGCAAAAATCTTCAATATCTCTCCTCTTAACTTTTAAAAATGGAAACATATCTGTAAAGCGAAGAAATTTTGATAATGTCGGAAGTGCTAACATGAAAAGTACAGGCACAACAAATGTAAAGGGCAGGGACCAAAAAGACCTTTCTGAAAACTGGGCAGTATATACACAACAAAATTCGCAGCTTCCATGGGATATGTGTCGTGCCATTGCAATTGACAGCAATGATTATGTTTGGATAGGCACAGATAATGGCGTTGTTAAATTAAAAAATAATAATTGGCAGTTGTATAACGTTAAAAATTCTGGACTGAAAGGCGAAATGTACGACAAAAACAAAACTACTACAGTAAGCAGCATAGCTATAGATAAAGCAAATAGTAAATGGTTTATTGCCGGGTGGCATATTTATGAATTTAATAACGATAAATGGACTGTTTACGACTCTGTTACCTCACCTGTAAAATGGGCCCGCAGAATTTATATTGATAATGACAACAACAAATGGTTTACCTCATGGGATGGTGTTGCAAAATTTGATGGAAAGAACTGGTCAGCCATAACAACACAAAATTCCGTATTACCCAGCAATAAAACTTTTGGAGTATTTGTAGATAACAAGAAGAAAATATGGATAGGGACTGAGAAAGGAAATATTTGCATAGACGGTAGTAAAACAATCTTATTTGGCGATTCCGATTCTCCGCTTTCTAAAGCATATATAATGCAAATGTATGAAGACAAAAACGGAAATTTATGGTTTTCACTTTATAATGACAAAAAGCAAGGCCAGGGAATTTATGTCTTAAAAACAGACGGAAACTGGCAAAACATTACCAGAAACAGAAAAGATCTTTTTGGTGAGCATTCTATAAACAACTTTTTATTAGATGAAAAAAAAGGTGTTTTATGGATAACACTAAGTAATGTTGGAGTTATAAAATATACGGTCTCTGTAGACAAATGGGAGGTATATACAAATGAAAATTCAAATATACCAAGCACATACATCGAACAAATAGCACAAAGTAGTGACGGTACAATCTGGGCTGCAACTTATGCCGGAATCATAAAACTTAACAAAAAGGATTAA
- the mce gene encoding methylmalonyl-CoA epimerase, which produces MNKIEHIGIAVKDIEISTLLFEKLLNTPCYKTEEVESEGVKTAFFQNGPNKIELLEATNTDSPIAKFLEKKGEGIHHIAFDVTDIVAEIARLKAEGFTVLNETPKKGADNKLVAFLHPKGTNGVLIELCQEAPEAV; this is translated from the coding sequence ATGAACAAAATAGAACACATAGGTATAGCCGTAAAAGACATCGAAATATCTACACTGCTTTTTGAAAAACTGCTTAACACACCTTGCTATAAAACCGAAGAAGTTGAAAGTGAAGGTGTAAAGACAGCTTTCTTTCAGAACGGGCCAAACAAAATAGAGCTATTAGAAGCCACAAATACAGACAGCCCAATAGCTAAATTTTTAGAAAAAAAGGGAGAAGGCATCCATCACATTGCTTTTGATGTGACCGATATTGTAGCCGAAATAGCCCGTTTAAAGGCAGAAGGTTTTACCGTACTAAACGAAACCCCTAAAAAAGGTGCTGATAATAAGCTTGTGGCATTCCTGCACCCAAAAGGCACTAACGGCGTTTTAATAGAGTTGTGCCAGGAAGCGCCGGAGGCAGTTTAA
- the thiL gene encoding thiamine-phosphate kinase, producing the protein MIEDKNQQRTSLGNLGEFGLIEHLTKDIEIKQPGTLTGIGDDAAVLDFKDKKVVVSTDLLVEGVHFDLAYMPLKHLGYKAVVVNVSDICAMNAKPTQITVSIAVSNRFPVEALDELYDGIKLAARVYGVDIVGGDTTSSQKGMILSITALGEANAEDVAYRNGAGDTDLLVVTGDIGASYMGLKVLEREKQVFEVNPQNQPDLDAYSYLIERQLKPEARADVRELLAGLEIKPTSMIDISDGLSSEIIHLAKASGVGCNLYEEKIPVDPQLINTCEEFNIDITTVAINGGEDYELLFTIKMEDFEKIKHNPNFTIIGHMTQESEGIHLITRANTKIPLKSRGWNALSENE; encoded by the coding sequence ATGATTGAAGATAAAAATCAGCAGCGCACAAGCCTGGGTAACCTGGGCGAATTTGGCCTTATAGAACACCTTACAAAAGACATTGAGATAAAACAGCCCGGTACCCTTACCGGTATAGGCGATGATGCTGCTGTGCTCGATTTTAAAGATAAAAAAGTAGTGGTGAGTACCGACCTGCTTGTAGAGGGCGTACACTTTGACCTGGCCTATATGCCACTAAAACACTTGGGCTACAAAGCCGTGGTAGTTAACGTGAGCGATATTTGCGCCATGAACGCAAAGCCTACACAAATAACCGTTTCTATTGCGGTATCTAACCGTTTTCCGGTTGAGGCGCTGGATGAATTATATGACGGTATAAAGCTTGCGGCAAGAGTTTACGGTGTAGACATTGTTGGGGGAGATACCACATCATCCCAAAAGGGAATGATATTGAGCATTACCGCGCTTGGCGAGGCTAATGCTGAGGATGTTGCCTACCGCAACGGTGCTGGCGATACCGACCTGCTTGTGGTAACCGGCGATATAGGGGCATCTTACATGGGGTTGAAAGTACTTGAAAGAGAAAAGCAGGTGTTTGAAGTTAACCCGCAAAACCAGCCCGACCTAGATGCTTACAGCTATCTTATAGAGCGCCAATTAAAGCCGGAGGCACGTGCAGATGTGCGTGAACTACTGGCAGGACTTGAGATTAAGCCAACATCTATGATCGACATATCGGATGGTTTATCGTCTGAGATTATCCACCTTGCCAAGGCAAGCGGGGTAGGCTGTAACCTGTATGAAGAAAAAATACCGGTAGATCCACAGCTTATCAATACCTGTGAGGAGTTTAATATAGATATTACAACCGTAGCCATTAATGGTGGTGAAGATTATGAATTGCTGTTTACCATCAAAATGGAAGATTTTGAAAAGATAAAGCACAATCCTAATTTTACTATTATAGGGCATATGACACAGGAAAGCGAAGGCATACACCTTATTACCCGTGCCAATACAAAAATCCCTCTTAAATCAAGGGGATGGAATGCACTATCTGAAAACGAATAA
- a CDS encoding succinate dehydrogenase/fumarate reductase iron-sulfur subunit encodes MASNKNINITLKIWRQKNAKTKGNIETYKLDNVSTDSSFLEMLDQLNEQLVGNRQEPVAFDHDCREGICGMCSLYINGQAHGPAHKVTTCQLHMRSFKDGDTIYVEPWRSKAFPVIKDLVVDRSSFDRIQQAGGFVSVNTTGRTIDANATPVPKHDADRAFEAAACIGCGACVASCKNGSAMLFVGAKVSQYALLPQGKVEATQRVLSMVRQMDEEGFGNCTNTGACEVECPKGISLENIARMNREYLFASVK; translated from the coding sequence ATGGCTTCTAATAAAAATATAAATATAACCCTTAAGATCTGGCGCCAGAAAAACGCCAAGACTAAAGGAAACATCGAGACTTATAAACTTGATAATGTTTCTACCGACAGCTCATTCCTTGAGATGCTTGATCAATTGAACGAGCAGCTTGTAGGTAACAGGCAGGAGCCGGTAGCTTTTGACCACGACTGCCGCGAAGGTATTTGCGGTATGTGTTCGCTATACATTAATGGCCAGGCACACGGCCCTGCGCACAAGGTTACTACCTGCCAGCTGCACATGCGTTCTTTTAAAGATGGAGATACCATTTATGTAGAGCCATGGAGGAGTAAGGCATTTCCGGTAATTAAAGACCTTGTTGTAGACCGTTCGTCTTTCGACAGGATACAGCAGGCCGGTGGTTTCGTTTCTGTAAATACTACAGGCCGCACCATAGATGCTAATGCTACCCCGGTACCTAAGCATGATGCTGACCGCGCTTTTGAGGCTGCGGCATGTATTGGTTGTGGTGCTTGTGTTGCAAGTTGTAAAAATGGTTCTGCCATGCTGTTTGTAGGTGCTAAAGTATCTCAGTATGCATTATTGCCGCAAGGTAAGGTAGAGGCTACACAGCGTGTACTTAGCATGGTGCGCCAGATGGACGAAGAAGGTTTTGGTAACTGTACCAATACCGGTGCGTGCGAGGTAGAATGCCCTAAAGGAATTTCTTTAGAGAATATTGCCCGTATGAACAGGGAATACCTTTTTGCAAGCGTTAAGTAA
- a CDS encoding fumarate reductase/succinate dehydrogenase flavoprotein subunit yields MALDSKIPAGDISRKWTDYKDHLKLVAPNNRPKIDIIVVGTGLAGASAAASLGEMGYNVKAFCFQDSPRRAHSIAAQGGINAAKNYQNDGDSTFRLFYDTIKGGDYRAREANVHRLAEVSANIIDQCVAQGVPFARDYGGMLDNRSFGGTQVQRTFYAAGQTGQQLLLGAYSSLSRQIGLGRVQMYNRHEMLDIVKVDGKARGIIARNLITGELERHSAHAVIIASGGYGNVYFLSTNAMGSNVTAAWKIHKKGAHFANPCYVQIHPTCIPVHGSNQSKLTLMSESLRNSGRIWVPKKKEDAEAIRAGKMKPTDIKEDDRDYFLERRYPAFGNLVPRDVASRAAKERCDAGFGIENNDTQEGVYLDFSSEIINKGKQTAYAQGNHHPSDEEVIKLGKAWIEEKYGNLFQMYEQITADNPYEVPMKIYPAVHYTMGGVWVDYNLQSSIPGCFVAGEANFSDHGANRLGASALMQGLADGYFVLPYTVSDYLANEIRTGTIPTNTAEFDAAEANVKGQIDGFLNNNGTKTVDHFHKKLGHIMWNKVGMGRNEQGLTEAIAEIAALKAEFYKDVFVPGTADELNTELEKALRVADFIDLGQLMARDALQRKESCGGHFREEYQDAEGETLRDDENFAFVGAWEYQGDDINNEVLHKEELKYEYIKIAARNYK; encoded by the coding sequence ATGGCGTTAGATTCTAAGATACCGGCAGGGGATATATCCCGTAAATGGACCGACTATAAAGACCACTTAAAACTGGTTGCCCCAAACAACAGGCCTAAGATAGATATCATTGTTGTAGGTACCGGCCTTGCAGGCGCTTCGGCTGCTGCTTCACTTGGCGAAATGGGCTACAACGTTAAGGCTTTCTGTTTTCAGGATTCTCCACGCCGTGCGCACTCCATTGCTGCACAGGGTGGTATAAATGCTGCAAAAAATTACCAAAATGACGGAGACAGTACTTTCAGGCTGTTTTATGATACTATAAAAGGTGGTGACTACCGTGCCCGTGAGGCAAACGTACACCGCCTTGCAGAGGTTTCGGCTAACATTATCGACCAGTGTGTGGCTCAGGGTGTTCCTTTTGCACGCGATTACGGCGGAATGCTTGATAACCGCTCTTTTGGTGGTACTCAGGTACAGCGTACGTTTTATGCGGCAGGACAAACCGGCCAGCAGCTGCTTCTTGGTGCGTACTCTTCACTTTCAAGGCAAATAGGCCTTGGCCGTGTACAGATGTACAACCGCCACGAAATGCTTGATATTGTAAAGGTAGACGGTAAGGCACGTGGTATTATAGCACGTAACCTTATTACCGGCGAGCTTGAAAGGCATTCGGCACACGCTGTTATCATCGCTTCTGGCGGATATGGTAACGTGTACTTCCTTTCTACAAACGCTATGGGTAGTAACGTTACCGCAGCGTGGAAGATCCATAAAAAAGGGGCACATTTTGCTAACCCTTGTTATGTGCAAATTCACCCTACGTGTATCCCGGTACACGGCTCTAACCAGAGTAAACTAACCCTGATGTCTGAGTCGCTTCGTAACTCAGGACGTATCTGGGTTCCTAAAAAGAAAGAAGATGCTGAAGCGATCCGCGCAGGAAAGATGAAGCCAACTGATATTAAAGAAGACGACAGAGATTACTTCCTAGAAAGAAGATACCCTGCGTTTGGTAACCTTGTACCGCGAGATGTAGCTTCGCGTGCTGCTAAAGAGCGTTGCGATGCCGGTTTTGGTATTGAGAACAACGACACGCAGGAAGGTGTTTACCTTGATTTCTCTTCAGAGATCATCAATAAAGGTAAGCAAACCGCTTATGCACAGGGTAACCACCATCCGTCTGACGAAGAAGTTATTAAACTTGGTAAAGCGTGGATAGAGGAGAAATATGGTAACCTGTTCCAGATGTATGAGCAAATTACTGCTGATAATCCGTATGAAGTGCCAATGAAGATTTATCCTGCCGTTCATTACACTATGGGTGGTGTATGGGTAGATTATAATCTTCAGAGTTCTATACCGGGCTGTTTCGTGGCGGGTGAGGCTAACTTCTCAGACCACGGTGCTAACCGCCTTGGTGCATCTGCACTTATGCAGGGGCTTGCAGATGGTTATTTTGTACTTCCTTACACGGTGTCTGATTATCTTGCTAACGAAATACGTACGGGTACGATACCAACCAATACTGCAGAATTTGATGCGGCTGAGGCCAACGTAAAAGGGCAGATTGATGGTTTTCTTAACAATAACGGTACTAAAACGGTAGACCATTTCCATAAAAAACTGGGTCACATTATGTGGAACAAAGTAGGTATGGGACGTAATGAGCAGGGGCTTACTGAGGCAATTGCCGAAATAGCAGCCCTTAAGGCAGAATTCTACAAAGATGTATTTGTACCGGGTACTGCTGATGAACTTAACACAGAGCTTGAAAAAGCACTTCGTGTAGCCGACTTTATCGACCTTGGACAGCTTATGGCACGTGATGCTTTACAACGTAAAGAATCGTGCGGTGGCCACTTTAGGGAAGAATACCAGGATGCTGAAGGCGAAACCCTTCGTGATGATGAGAACTTTGCGTTTGTAGGCGCTTGGGAATACCAGGGCGACGACATCAACAACGAGGTACTGCACAAAGAAGAGCTGAAATACGAGTACATTAAGATCGCAGCCAGGAATTACAAATAA
- a CDS encoding succinate dehydrogenase cytochrome b subunit produces the protein MAKSALLKSSIAKKYWMALTGLFLCLFLVGHLLGNLQLLSTGEFAALHFNQYALFMTTNPAVKALSYLTYISIIFHAIDGILLTVQNKKARPIGYVMNRPQKNTIWASRNMAVLGTVILVFIVTHMISFWAVMHFDEKMPLQTITISAQGQSQEFYVTTDGGYIPKAQVEQGGLIIKDRTSFYDAQANVKIKEGYKDLYKITVDFFKNPENNMGLIATILYVVAMVTLGFHLYHGFGSAFQSLGANNPKYNGFIKKFGYAFAIVVPAAFAFIPVYIHFILK, from the coding sequence ATGGCAAAATCTGCACTTTTGAAGTCTTCCATCGCCAAGAAATACTGGATGGCTTTAACTGGTTTATTTCTCTGCCTGTTCCTTGTGGGGCACTTACTGGGCAACTTACAACTACTTTCAACCGGAGAATTCGCCGCACTGCACTTTAATCAGTACGCGCTGTTCATGACCACTAACCCGGCGGTAAAAGCACTTTCTTACCTAACCTACATTTCTATCATTTTTCACGCGATAGACGGTATCCTGCTAACTGTTCAGAACAAAAAAGCACGCCCGATAGGTTATGTAATGAACCGCCCACAAAAAAACACCATTTGGGCATCGCGCAACATGGCTGTACTGGGTACGGTTATCCTTGTGTTCATTGTAACGCACATGATAAGCTTTTGGGCTGTAATGCACTTTGACGAAAAGATGCCGTTGCAAACCATAACTATTAGCGCACAAGGCCAGTCTCAGGAGTTTTATGTAACTACAGATGGTGGTTATATACCTAAAGCACAAGTAGAGCAGGGTGGGCTTATTATAAAAGACAGAACGTCTTTTTATGATGCCCAGGCCAATGTAAAAATTAAAGAAGGTTATAAAGATCTTTATAAAATTACCGTTGACTTCTTTAAAAACCCGGAAAACAATATGGGGCTTATTGCTACTATATTATATGTTGTTGCTATGGTAACACTTGGGTTTCACCTGTATCATGGTTTTGGTAGCGCATTCCAGTCTTTGGGTGCTAACAATCCTAAGTACAACGGCTTTATTAAAAAATTCGGGTATGCGTTTGCTATTGTTGTTCCGGCAGCATTTGCGTTCATACCAGTTTACATCCACTTTATACTAAAATAA
- a CDS encoding ChaN family lipoprotein, producing the protein MKLIYLFTAVMLSLGAKAQDKQGYQLFTPEGKKTTYKKLLKAAEAADVVLYGEHHDNAIIHWLELELAKDVSEKRALVLGAEMIERDNQAVLNRYLSGEIDQKKFDSLARLWPNHKTDYKPLVDFAKEKNIPFVAANVPRRYASMVYKKGFDALDSLSAEEKNWIAPLPIAYDASLPGYQEMLKMSGGHGGDNLPKAQAVKDATMAYSIAQNLKAGSTFIHYNGTFHSDNYDGINWYLKKLKPEVKIITIAAVSQKDLDKLEKEHLKKADFILVVDEDMTKTY; encoded by the coding sequence ATGAAGTTAATATATCTGTTCACCGCGGTGATGCTATCGTTAGGAGCTAAAGCGCAGGACAAACAAGGATATCAGTTGTTTACACCTGAGGGTAAAAAGACAACGTATAAAAAACTGCTTAAAGCTGCTGAAGCTGCCGATGTGGTCTTGTATGGTGAGCATCATGATAATGCCATTATCCATTGGCTGGAGCTTGAACTGGCTAAAGATGTAAGCGAAAAGAGGGCTTTAGTTTTAGGTGCAGAGATGATAGAACGCGATAACCAGGCAGTATTAAACCGTTATCTTTCGGGTGAAATAGACCAAAAGAAATTTGACAGCCTGGCACGTTTATGGCCCAACCATAAAACAGATTATAAGCCCTTAGTAGATTTTGCTAAAGAAAAGAACATACCATTTGTAGCAGCAAACGTACCGCGCAGGTATGCCAGCATGGTATATAAAAAAGGCTTTGATGCGCTTGATAGCCTTAGTGCTGAAGAAAAAAACTGGATAGCCCCGCTTCCCATAGCTTATGATGCCAGCCTGCCGGGCTACCAGGAAATGTTAAAGATGAGCGGTGGCCACGGTGGCGACAACCTGCCAAAGGCACAGGCTGTAAAAGATGCTACAATGGCATACTCTATAGCGCAAAACCTTAAAGCGGGCAGCACCTTTATACATTACAACGGTACGTTTCATAGCGATAATTATGACGGCATTAACTGGTACTTAAAAAAACTTAAGCCTGAAGTTAAAATTATAACCATAGCCGCAGTGTCGCAAAAAGATCTTGATAAGCTGGAGAAAGAGCATCTTAAGAAAGCAGATTTTATACTGGTTGTTGATGAGGATATGACCAAAACATACTAA